Genomic DNA from Schistosoma haematobium chromosome 1, whole genome shotgun sequence:
AGAAGGAGTACTTGCCACACAACCcgttattaaattatttatgtccCTAATTGCACATGAGTTAAAGTCGCGCAGTCTTCGGCGTGCTAAATCTATCCATAAATTAGCTAGTTTTTTGGTAACACCGAGGTACACCATGTGCATAGGATCTAGAGGAAAAGTTAAAATCATATCAATCGAAAGCGTTTCCATAATAGAATGTCCTTGATGGTGAATTGATTGAGACTGACGACGGAAGGTGTCGTCTGTTCTTAAGGTATGTACTCCATTTGGAAAGGTCGTTTTCCCCTCCAGCCGTCTCCCAAGTACAGTACACCTATCGCAACCTGCCTTACCGTTGTGATTTACCGTGTACCTAACAGAAGAACGAGCAGGTGCGTCACATATAACAGCCGCCAACGTAATAGCTATACATTTATTAAACTTCACACTAAAAAGACCCACGTCagtcatttcttttatttcagaaattgtGTCCGCAGAAAACTCGTTGAATTCTGCCGGCTTACTATTCCCTCCGTAGATCCCTATCATGAACACGTCACTAAACCTAGGGGCAACGATCCGTCCTAGTATAGGCCATAACTGTTGATTGGAGCTTCTAGACATAGAAAGTCCATCCACACtgatatataaatttaaaaagtcAAAATCACTAGTACACAACCAAAGTTCAACGTATCTTAGCAGATTGGTTTTCAATCCTAGATGGTAGTAAACCCCACTGCCGATAAACTTTGGTTGAACACTTGGACACGTGTTTAGGACACCTCTGATGCTTTTCGGTATGTCAGGGATAAAAAATCGTAGACCATACAGAACCCGATCAGCATCCCTTATGCTCAGAGATGTATTTGACATTAGATACATCATCAAGTCGTTCATCATTTCTTTGCGATTCACGAACTTTGGAGAGCACAGGTTCACTTCAGGAGATCCTATAAGATATATATTCACGTATGAATTTAATATACATACCACTATTATCTGAAAGTCCTTGATTGATGTTGCTAGTCGATGGTGTAATAGTTGAAGTACTGTCATTACAACGGATTTCTCTCTTTACTTCtatcaatttaataaacaaCATTGTTGAACTCAGTTACCTTTTAGGGTGCTTTCATTAGCAAACTCACTGAACGAAAGTAAGTCATATTTTTTCATGAAAGCAGCTTTCATTTTATTCCACCTTCTGTCCCAGACAAcccaaaaaggggaaataaaggggtaaatgctttggtaacgaaaggggaaataaaggggaaaacgcgccagaatgtcgcctttttcgcctgtccgggggaaataatgcggattttccCCTTTATCGCCTTTTTGTCGACAAATTACGGACttatcgcctaaatatccgccgaattgtcgcattttcgcctaaatatccgccgaattgtcgcattttcgcctaaatatccgccgaattgtctacttttcgcctaaatttcCTACTTATGCGCTTACTtttctacttttcgcctaaatacacacattACCTCCTATTTTCCATCCATCGACAGAACCCCAAACgtctcctatgttcgcctttattttcaaCCACAGACAAAAATATATCTGCAATGCAGTTGAAAAGcggtaaatttttaaaaattttatttaaaaggaaaagcgtattattgtacaacactAGAGCAGATGCTTATAAGCATCGATTGTTTTGCATATCCAAtgcaattgctaattcattgttatttgaaattatctgaaAAAAAAGGAAcaggttttttttatttataaggaATGTGCACTTAATCAAAAGTTCAATGACACTCAAACACATTCTTAATACTTCAACAGTTTCCCACGTAAGTAAAAGAGTAAGCTGTTTGAAAGAATGTTTATTAAAATCGAGGTAAAACATCAAAACAATTGCACGGACTATTGAGAATTGAGGTAGTCGTCCTGTGAATtctgaataaacaaaaaagaaaaaaagtcatAACCATATCTCAATGACATGCTTTGGCACAGCCAAATACTTGAAGCTGAACTTACGGTTATGCTCGTTAATATTGTTGACTGTAACTATAGAGCCGTAGGGaggttatcactttaaattagtacataccTGGTCTTGTTTTCTTCTATTACGCTTCATCATCTTGTCTCGGATATCGTGAAAGTAACCTTGTGTCGCGATGTCATAGAGCTTACCAAGGTCTTTTTCGTTGACAGAGGATGACAGAAAGCGATGAGTTAAGGCACCTGAAGTTTAAGTAATAGATATAGGTTACTTCGTATGCAGCCGTAAAACGTGCATTTCTGAAGTGCTCGTTTGGAAGAGATGCCAAGTAACGTGAATTTACTGGCAACCTCAGGTGTCAACAGATACGACAGAACAAACCGCATCGACGTTTTTGGATCGTCACTTGATAACCTAGTGACCATTGCCATCTGTAATAGtaacaaattattaaattcatgtTAATGACTTACAAATCTGTCTCTGGTTTCTTTCTGCGACAAACCAGTATCCAGCATCTGtagttcctcttcagatgacaaAGGGAAATGCTGACTTGACAGTCCGCAATCGAATTGATGCGGTCTTTCGCGCTCATTCGACTTTGAAAGCAATTGCTTTACATTAATGCTCAAATCGGAAATGGCTGTTGACATATTCTGCAACCTTTGACTGAAGTCATTCATAGTTGACGAAATGTTTTGCACCATTGCATGCAAGCTATCTAACCTGAAAAAGTCCACTTGATAATGCAGGTGACTTGCTGGTCTGCTGAAGCACCATGGACACGCTTTGATGCAGATGTAGACGGGGATGTCTGTAATTGCGTCGAACTGATTTTTGAACATGTAAATAGTCATGAAACTTACTTAGCAATAGGCGAAACTAATTTGTCAAACAACCTGAATTTGGGATATTGAATATAACTATTGCCAGCCTGCATTTCAGCAACATCCATGTCGACTGAATTGTAAAGATATTCTTGTTTACGCTTCATGGCAGCTCTAGGAAATGTTAGTAAGATTATTGTACAGACCTCTTGGGCTTCTCAGTGTTATGTGGCAGAGTGTTTTCATCCGTTGAAGTGTTTTCAAGGTGAGATTGCAGTATTTGCAGGGAAGCTAACATCTTTTGCAGACTGCAGAGATTCTATAGTGAATTATAGTTTCCATGATTGTAGCTTACCTAATTCATGAATAACTTTACATTTCATAAGTGACCAATTGTCATTAGGTTGGTCGCACTTCTGAAGGTGTATATCGACCATCTCATTCGGAAAAGCGCAAAGGTCATTGCCAACTATCCAGTCCTTTGATGCTAtcataagttgtttttttttttaggGCGTCAACAATAACGTATTTCTTGTTAGTGGGCAATAGCTTCGCACAGCGAAATCACGACATCTCTTCACGGTTGTACGCCAGGTGGCATGTCGGTGATGACTATCCCGAATGTTattgctagccagaaacaggttgtggtctgtgcacagttgcagtagacggtccccgttatctgtcctgtgaCCAGCAACTCGCCATCGgacacctaaacgactctcttctgtgcctagacgcccgacctgaacGTTCGAATCTCCGGGTGGTACTAAAATATCTGTCAAACGCACTTGTCCCATGGGACAATTTTGAGACCTGTTCCCAAGCAATTGCTTGGTTAACCAATAAAGGGGAAAATGCGTtgggaaataaaggggaaaacgTGCCAAaatgtcgcctttttcgcctgtccgggggaAATAATTCGAATTTCCCCCCTTTTTGCTGCTGTTTTGCtaaattgtctacttttcgcctaaatatccgctaAATTGTCTAACTTCCGCCTAAATGCACACAGAACTGCCTATTTTTGATCCAACTTTTAAAGCACCATTGGCATAACCCAAAAggtctcctatgttcgcctttattcACATAACAAGCCACTCTAAAACTGCAATCCACGGGAAAAAACGGTATATATTTTAAGAATTTTATTGATAAGGAaaagcgtattattgtacaacattaTAGCAGAAGCTTGAGCATCAATTGTTTTGCATTTCCATTGCAATTGTCAATTCATTATTATCTGAAAGTATCTGCAAAAGAAGAAACAGgtgatgtattatttataagGCATATGCATTTAATCGCTAGTTCACTGGGAATCAAACACACTTTCTCAACACTTAAATagtttcccatgtaagtaaaAGTAAGCTCTTCTATAAAATAATGTACTTCTTTCAAATTTGAAAGAAGCACATAAGGTAATATGACTTCTgtggttaataattatttttttagtatGCGCATACTAAGTACGTTATGTCAGTATGTAAAAAGAACAGTGATGACTCAACTCTAAAGTCTTTTTTCGTGAGATATGTCTGTACATATGGACGTAAACGCAGTTCGTCAGAGTCAGATGCTTGCGTTCAGAATGTATATGATAGTGATCATCATTCTTCCGAAGAGCATACAATTT
This window encodes:
- a CDS encoding hypothetical protein (EggNog:ENOG410VJ0D~COG:S), which encodes MTVLQLLHHRLATSIKDFQIIVVCILNSYVNIYLIGSPEVNLCSPKFVNRKEMMNDLMMYLMSNTSLSIRDADRVLYGLRFFIPDIPKSIRGVLNTCPSVQPKFIGSGVYYHLGLKTNLLRYVELWLCTSDFDFLNLYISVDGLSMSRSSNQQLWPILGRIVAPRFSDVFMIGIYGGNSKPAEFNEFSADTISEIKEMTDVGLFSVKFNKCIAITLAAVICDAPARSSVRYTVNHNGKAGCDRCTVLGRRLEGKTTFPNGVHTLRTDDTFRRQSQSIHHQGHSIMETLSIDMILTFPLDPMHMVYLGVTKKLANLWIDLARRRLRDFNSCAIRDINNLITGCVASTPSDFPRKCRTLDFVSAWKASECRLFLLYLGPVILEKHCHNLFILISGV